One genomic window of Daphnia pulex isolate KAP4 chromosome 12, ASM2113471v1 includes the following:
- the LOC124209603 gene encoding dynamin-like 120 kDa protein, mitochondrial isoform X7 → MISTVNKFKKAGMSLRPMVSSSTGPSSTSQILKYRNYQTMTGQYYRHRGILSRHSPLNRSIPFQNPAIYQTRNVGFMVGRIIRGVLKIRYLLIGGAVGGGISLQRSYEEWRDSLPDSKWIKDLFPSTEKVDSFRGSLMDLSSKFRDSLEGLDIDPRLKVFGDRKISELRAWFDNRLEDAIKAAEDEGKEGNDKVITQDSVSDVASPVVLAESFVTPTGAEKHAEERKKAESMQQKIDKMQEELMKVQLKYQKELEKLERDNKELRKQLLLKGHSGSTNRKIKKSLIDMYSEVLDELCDYDVGYSTHDHLPRVVVVGDQSSGKTSVLEMIAQARIFPRGAGEMMTRAPVKVTLSEGPYHIAQFKDSSREFDLSKESDLSDLRKEVELRMLNSVKHGKTVSSEVISMTVKGPGLQRMVLVDLPGIISTQTTEMESGTREAIRQMTQTYMSNPNAIILCIQDGAVDAERSNVTDLVAQMDPQGKRTIFVLTKVDLAEENLTKPDRIRKILSGKLFPMRALGYFAVVTGRGNKDDSIATIKQYEENFFSTSKLFNREGLVPSTQVTTKNLSLAVSECFWKMVRETVEQQADAFKATRFNLETEWKNNFPRLRELDRNELFEKARGEILDEVVNLSLVSPKEWEEALMKKLWEKVATHVFENLYLPAAQSNSSGTFNTTIDIRLKQWADQQLPRKSVECAWETLKEEFNRLVEKAKLSKDHDNIFDQLKAAVVDESMRKHQWEDKAAEVLRVIQLNTLEDRSVHDKQQWDSAVQFVERSVKEKLQVTEENLNNLVGPSRTQQWLQWTNATSEQKEHAAVKNELERLLFSERNHPPTLSYEELTAARRNMQTNGVDVDNEFIRQTWHHVYRRHFLRKSLSRAYECRKGFWMYHQGLENEVVDCNDVVLFWRIQQMLKVTANALRQQIMNREARRFEKEIKEVLEVYSQDREKKEQLLTGRRVQLAEELKRVRQIQEKLEEFIKSLNAEK, encoded by the exons ATGATTTCTACGgtgaacaaatttaaaaaggctGGTATGTCTTTGAGGCCTATGGTTTCTTCCTCAACTGGACCCAGTAGTACCTCTCAAATATTGAAGTACAGAAACTACCAAACCATGACTGGACAATATTACCGGCACCGAGGAATACTATCAAGACATTCACCATTAAATCGATCAATCCCATTCCAAAATCCAGCCATTTATCAAACCAGAAATGTTGGATTCATGGTGGGACGAATAATCAGGGGAGTACTAAAAATTCGTTACTTGCTTATCGGAGGAGCTGTTGGTGGGGGGATTTCCCTCCAAAGG tctTACGAAGAATGGAGAGATTCTTTGCCAGATTCCAAATGGATAAAAGATTTGTTCCCTTCTacagaaaaagttgattcATTTCGAGGCTCTTTAATGGATCTTTCGTCCAAATTCAGAGACTCGCTGGAAGGCTTGGATATAG ATCCAAGACTGAAGGTGTTTGGAGATCGTAAGATCAGCGAATTGAGGGCCTGGTTCGACAACAGGCTAGAAGACGCCATTAAAGCAGCAGaggatgaaggaaaagaagggaATGATAAAGTCATCACCCAAG ATAGCGTTTCCGATGTGGCCTCTCCCGTTGTGCTCGCCGAGTCTTTCGTCACTCCTACTGGTGCAGAGAAACATgcagaagagagaaagaaagcaG AGAGTATGCAGCAGAAGATTGACAAAATGCAGGAGGAATTGATGAAAGTGCAACTCAAGTACCAGAAAGAGTTGGAGAAGCTCGAGAGAGACAACAAAGAGTTACGCAAACAACTTCTACTTAAAGGTCACAGCGGGTCGACCAATCGCAAAATCAAG AAGTCTTTGATTGACATGTACAGCGAAGTCCTGGACGAACTATGTGATTACGATGTAGGCTACAGTACCCATGACCATTTGCCACGTGTCGTTGTAGTAGGAGATCAAAGTTCGGGCAAAACTTCGGTTCTGGAGATGATTGCCCAGGCTCGCATCTTTCCTCG GGGTGCGGGCGAAATGATGACGCGAGCTCCAGTAAAGGTCACGCTTAGCGAAGGCCCTTATCACATTGCCCAGTTCAAGGATTCTTCCCGCGAATTCGACCTTTCTAAAGAATCCGATTTGTCCGATTTGCGTAAAGAG GTTGAATTGCGAATGTTGAACAGCGTCAAGCACGGGAAGACAGTGAGCTCGGAAGTTATCTCCATGACTGTCAAAGGTCCTGGACTTCAACGTATGGTTCTGGTGGACTTGCCGGGCATCATTAGC ACACAAACCACCGAAATGGAGAGTGGTACGAGAGAAGCCATCCGTCAAATGACGCAAACTTACATGTCGAACCCGAACGCCATCATCCTGTGCATACAGGACGGTGCCGTTGATGCTGAGCGGAGCAACGTCacag ATTTGGTTGCACAAATGGATCCCCAAGGTAAACGAACAATATTTGTTCTCACCAAGGTGGATTTGGCCGAAGAAAACCTAACCAAACCTGATCGC attcgCAAAATCTTGTCTGGGAAACTCTTTCCAATGCGAGCTCTCGGATATTTTGCGGTTGTGACGGGACGCGGAAACAAAGACGATTCCATCGCCACGATCAAACAATACGAAGAGAATTTCTTCTCCACGTCGAAGCTATTTAA CAGAGAAGGCCTGGTTCCGTCGACGCAAGTGACAACCAAAAATTTGAGTTTAGCCGTTTCCGAATGTTTTTGGAAAATGGTCCGCGAGACTGTTGAGCAGCAAGCCGACGCTTTCAAAGCGACTCGTTTTAACTTGGAAAcggaatggaaaaataacTTTCCGAG GCTACGAGAATTGGATCGGAATGAACTTTTTGAGAAAGCCCGTGGCGAGATACTTGATGAAGTAGTCAACCTTAGTCTAGTCTCGCCCAAAGAGTGGGAAGAAGCCTTGATGAAGAAGTTGTGGGAGAAGGTAGCAACCCACGTTTTTGAAAACCTGTATCTACCAGCTGCTCAGAGCAATTCATCag GAACATTCAACACGACGATTGACATCCGTCTAAAACAATGGGCCGATCAGCAACTACCCCGTAAAAGTGTCGAATGCGCCTGGGAAACCCTCAAAGAAGAATTCAATCGGCTTGTGGAAAAGGCCAAATTATCGAAGGATCACGACAACATTTTCGACCAGCTGAAGGCTGCCGTAGTCGACGAATCCATGCGAAAGCACCAGTGGGAAGATAAG GCGGCTGAAGTGTTGCGTGTTATCCAACTCAACACGCTGGAAGACCGTTCAGTTCACGACAAACAACAATGGGACTCTGCTGTTCAATTTGTCGAGCGTTCCGTCAAAGAAAAGCTTCAAGTCACTGAAGAAAACCTCAATAATTTAGTCGGACCTAGTCGGACCCAGCAGTGGTTGCAATGGACAAACGCGACATCCGAACAAAAAGAGCACGCTGCTGTCAAGAACGAGTTGGAACGTCTTCTCTTTTCTGAAAGG AATCACCCTCCTACTCTGTCGTATGAAGAGTTGACAGCAGCCAGACGCAACATGCAGACGAACGGGGTCGACGTGGACAACGAGTTCATTCGCCAGACATGGCACCATGTTTACCGTCGCCATTTCCTACGCAAAAGCCTTTCAAGAGCTTACGAGTGCCGTAAAGGCTTCTGGATGTACCATCAGGGACTGGAGAACGAG GTGGTAGACTGCAACGACGTAGTGCTCTTTTGGAGGATTCAACAGATGTTGAAGGTCACGGCGAACGCTCTACGGCAGCAAATCATGAATCGAGAGG CCCGtcgtttcgaaaaagaaattaaggaGGTCTTAGAGGTCTATTCCCAAGACCGGGAGAAAAAGGAGCAACTGCTGACTGGGCGGAGAGTACAGTTAGCCGAGGAATTaa AAAGAGTGCGCCAGATTCAAGAGAAACTGGAGGAGTTTATAAAGTCACTGAACGCCGAAAAGTGA
- the LOC124209603 gene encoding dynamin-like 120 kDa protein, mitochondrial isoform X8 has translation MISTVNKFKKAGMSLRPMVSSSTGPSSTSQILKYRNYQTMTGQYYRHRGILSRHSPLNRSIPFQNPAIYQTRNVGFMVGRIIRGVLKIRYLLIGGAVGGGISLQRSYEEWRDSLPDSKWIKDLFPSTEKVDSFRGSLMDLSSKFRDSLEGLDIDPRLKVFGDRKISELRAWFDNRLEDAIKAAEDEGKEGNDKVITQDSVSDVASPVVLAESFVTPTGAEKHAEERKKAESMQQKIDKMQEELMKVQLKYQKELEKLERDNKELRKQLLLKGHSGSTNRKIKKSLIDMYSEVLDELCDYDVGYSTHDHLPRVVVVGDQSSGKTSVLEMIAQARIFPRGAGEMMTRAPVKVTLSEGPYHIAQFKDSSREFDLSKESDLSDLRKEVELRMLNSVKHGKTVSSEVISMTVKGPGLQRMVLVDLPGIISTQTTEMESGTREAIRQMTQTYMSNPNAIILCIQDGAVDAERSNVTDLVAQMDPQGKRTIFVLTKVDLAEENLTKPDRIRKILSGKLFPMRALGYFAVVTGRGNKDDSIATIKQYEENFFSTSKLFKEGLVPSTQVTTKNLSLAVSECFWKMVRETVEQQADAFKATRFNLETEWKNNFPRLRELDRNELFEKARGEILDEVVNLSLVSPKEWEEALMKKLWEKVATHVFENLYLPAAQSNSSGTFNTTIDIRLKQWADQQLPRKSVECAWETLKEEFNRLVEKAKLSKDHDNIFDQLKAAVVDESMRKHQWEDKAAEVLRVIQLNTLEDRSVHDKQQWDSAVQFVERSVKEKLQVTEENLNNLVGPSRTQQWLQWTNATSEQKEHAAVKNELERLLFSERNHPPTLSYEELTAARRNMQTNGVDVDNEFIRQTWHHVYRRHFLRKSLSRAYECRKGFWMYHQGLENEVVDCNDVVLFWRIQQMLKVTANALRQQIMNREARRFEKEIKEVLEVYSQDREKKEQLLTGRRVQLAEELKRVRQIQEKLEEFIKSLNAEK, from the exons ATGATTTCTACGgtgaacaaatttaaaaaggctGGTATGTCTTTGAGGCCTATGGTTTCTTCCTCAACTGGACCCAGTAGTACCTCTCAAATATTGAAGTACAGAAACTACCAAACCATGACTGGACAATATTACCGGCACCGAGGAATACTATCAAGACATTCACCATTAAATCGATCAATCCCATTCCAAAATCCAGCCATTTATCAAACCAGAAATGTTGGATTCATGGTGGGACGAATAATCAGGGGAGTACTAAAAATTCGTTACTTGCTTATCGGAGGAGCTGTTGGTGGGGGGATTTCCCTCCAAAGG tctTACGAAGAATGGAGAGATTCTTTGCCAGATTCCAAATGGATAAAAGATTTGTTCCCTTCTacagaaaaagttgattcATTTCGAGGCTCTTTAATGGATCTTTCGTCCAAATTCAGAGACTCGCTGGAAGGCTTGGATATAG ATCCAAGACTGAAGGTGTTTGGAGATCGTAAGATCAGCGAATTGAGGGCCTGGTTCGACAACAGGCTAGAAGACGCCATTAAAGCAGCAGaggatgaaggaaaagaagggaATGATAAAGTCATCACCCAAG ATAGCGTTTCCGATGTGGCCTCTCCCGTTGTGCTCGCCGAGTCTTTCGTCACTCCTACTGGTGCAGAGAAACATgcagaagagagaaagaaagcaG AGAGTATGCAGCAGAAGATTGACAAAATGCAGGAGGAATTGATGAAAGTGCAACTCAAGTACCAGAAAGAGTTGGAGAAGCTCGAGAGAGACAACAAAGAGTTACGCAAACAACTTCTACTTAAAGGTCACAGCGGGTCGACCAATCGCAAAATCAAG AAGTCTTTGATTGACATGTACAGCGAAGTCCTGGACGAACTATGTGATTACGATGTAGGCTACAGTACCCATGACCATTTGCCACGTGTCGTTGTAGTAGGAGATCAAAGTTCGGGCAAAACTTCGGTTCTGGAGATGATTGCCCAGGCTCGCATCTTTCCTCG GGGTGCGGGCGAAATGATGACGCGAGCTCCAGTAAAGGTCACGCTTAGCGAAGGCCCTTATCACATTGCCCAGTTCAAGGATTCTTCCCGCGAATTCGACCTTTCTAAAGAATCCGATTTGTCCGATTTGCGTAAAGAG GTTGAATTGCGAATGTTGAACAGCGTCAAGCACGGGAAGACAGTGAGCTCGGAAGTTATCTCCATGACTGTCAAAGGTCCTGGACTTCAACGTATGGTTCTGGTGGACTTGCCGGGCATCATTAGC ACACAAACCACCGAAATGGAGAGTGGTACGAGAGAAGCCATCCGTCAAATGACGCAAACTTACATGTCGAACCCGAACGCCATCATCCTGTGCATACAGGACGGTGCCGTTGATGCTGAGCGGAGCAACGTCacag ATTTGGTTGCACAAATGGATCCCCAAGGTAAACGAACAATATTTGTTCTCACCAAGGTGGATTTGGCCGAAGAAAACCTAACCAAACCTGATCGC attcgCAAAATCTTGTCTGGGAAACTCTTTCCAATGCGAGCTCTCGGATATTTTGCGGTTGTGACGGGACGCGGAAACAAAGACGATTCCATCGCCACGATCAAACAATACGAAGAGAATTTCTTCTCCACGTCGAAGCTATTTAA AGAAGGCCTGGTTCCGTCGACGCAAGTGACAACCAAAAATTTGAGTTTAGCCGTTTCCGAATGTTTTTGGAAAATGGTCCGCGAGACTGTTGAGCAGCAAGCCGACGCTTTCAAAGCGACTCGTTTTAACTTGGAAAcggaatggaaaaataacTTTCCGAG GCTACGAGAATTGGATCGGAATGAACTTTTTGAGAAAGCCCGTGGCGAGATACTTGATGAAGTAGTCAACCTTAGTCTAGTCTCGCCCAAAGAGTGGGAAGAAGCCTTGATGAAGAAGTTGTGGGAGAAGGTAGCAACCCACGTTTTTGAAAACCTGTATCTACCAGCTGCTCAGAGCAATTCATCag GAACATTCAACACGACGATTGACATCCGTCTAAAACAATGGGCCGATCAGCAACTACCCCGTAAAAGTGTCGAATGCGCCTGGGAAACCCTCAAAGAAGAATTCAATCGGCTTGTGGAAAAGGCCAAATTATCGAAGGATCACGACAACATTTTCGACCAGCTGAAGGCTGCCGTAGTCGACGAATCCATGCGAAAGCACCAGTGGGAAGATAAG GCGGCTGAAGTGTTGCGTGTTATCCAACTCAACACGCTGGAAGACCGTTCAGTTCACGACAAACAACAATGGGACTCTGCTGTTCAATTTGTCGAGCGTTCCGTCAAAGAAAAGCTTCAAGTCACTGAAGAAAACCTCAATAATTTAGTCGGACCTAGTCGGACCCAGCAGTGGTTGCAATGGACAAACGCGACATCCGAACAAAAAGAGCACGCTGCTGTCAAGAACGAGTTGGAACGTCTTCTCTTTTCTGAAAGG AATCACCCTCCTACTCTGTCGTATGAAGAGTTGACAGCAGCCAGACGCAACATGCAGACGAACGGGGTCGACGTGGACAACGAGTTCATTCGCCAGACATGGCACCATGTTTACCGTCGCCATTTCCTACGCAAAAGCCTTTCAAGAGCTTACGAGTGCCGTAAAGGCTTCTGGATGTACCATCAGGGACTGGAGAACGAG GTGGTAGACTGCAACGACGTAGTGCTCTTTTGGAGGATTCAACAGATGTTGAAGGTCACGGCGAACGCTCTACGGCAGCAAATCATGAATCGAGAGG CCCGtcgtttcgaaaaagaaattaaggaGGTCTTAGAGGTCTATTCCCAAGACCGGGAGAAAAAGGAGCAACTGCTGACTGGGCGGAGAGTACAGTTAGCCGAGGAATTaa AAAGAGTGCGCCAGATTCAAGAGAAACTGGAGGAGTTTATAAAGTCACTGAACGCCGAAAAGTGA
- the LOC124209603 gene encoding dynamin-like 120 kDa protein, mitochondrial isoform X4, whose protein sequence is MISTVNKFKKAGMSLRPMVSSSTGPSSTSQILKYRNYQTMTGQYYRHRGILSRHSPLNRSIPFQNPAIYQTRNVGFMVGRIIRGVLKIRYLLIGGAVGGGISLQRSYEEWRDSLPDSKWIKDLFPSTEKVDSFRGSLMDLSSKFRDSLEGLDIDPRLKVFGDRKISELRAWFDNRLEDAIKAAEDEGKEGNDKVITQDSVSDVASPVVLAESFVTPTGAEKHAEERKKAESMQQKIDKMQEELMKVQLKYQKELEKLERDNKELRKQLLLKGHSGSTNRKIKKSLIDMYSEVLDELCDYDVGYSTHDHLPRVVVVGDQSSGKTSVLEMIAQARIFPRGAGEMMTRAPVKVTLSEGPYHIAQFKDSSREFDLSKESDLSDLRKEVELRMLNSVKHGKTVSSEVISMTVKGPGLQRMVLVDLPGIISTQTTEMESGTREAIRQMTQTYMSNPNAIILCIQDGAVDAERSNVTDLVAQMDPQGKRTIFVLTKVDLAEENLTKPDRIRKILSGKLFPMRALGYFAVVTGRGNKDDSIATIKQYEENFFSTSKLFNREGLVPSTQVTTKNLSLAVSECFWKMVRETVEQQADAFKATRFNLETEWKNNFPRLRELDRNELFEKARGEILDEVVNLSLVSPKEWEEALMKKLWEKVATHVFENLYLPAAQSNSSGTFNTTIDIRLKQWADQQLPRKSVECAWETLKEEFNRLVEKAKLSKDHDNIFDQLKAAVVDESMRKHQWEDKAAEVLRVIQLNTLEDRSVHDKQQWDSAVQFVERSVKEKLQVTEENLNNLVGPSRTQQWLQWTNATSEQKEHAAVKNELERLLFSERNHPPTLSYEELTAARRNMQTNGVDVDNEFIRQTWHHVYRRHFLRKSLSRAYECRKGFWMYHQGLENEQVVDCNDVVLFWRIQQMLKVTANALRQQIMNREARRFEKEIKEVLEVYSQDREKKEQLLTGRRVQLAEELKRVRQIQEKLEEFIKSLNAEK, encoded by the exons ATGATTTCTACGgtgaacaaatttaaaaaggctGGTATGTCTTTGAGGCCTATGGTTTCTTCCTCAACTGGACCCAGTAGTACCTCTCAAATATTGAAGTACAGAAACTACCAAACCATGACTGGACAATATTACCGGCACCGAGGAATACTATCAAGACATTCACCATTAAATCGATCAATCCCATTCCAAAATCCAGCCATTTATCAAACCAGAAATGTTGGATTCATGGTGGGACGAATAATCAGGGGAGTACTAAAAATTCGTTACTTGCTTATCGGAGGAGCTGTTGGTGGGGGGATTTCCCTCCAAAGG tctTACGAAGAATGGAGAGATTCTTTGCCAGATTCCAAATGGATAAAAGATTTGTTCCCTTCTacagaaaaagttgattcATTTCGAGGCTCTTTAATGGATCTTTCGTCCAAATTCAGAGACTCGCTGGAAGGCTTGGATATAG ATCCAAGACTGAAGGTGTTTGGAGATCGTAAGATCAGCGAATTGAGGGCCTGGTTCGACAACAGGCTAGAAGACGCCATTAAAGCAGCAGaggatgaaggaaaagaagggaATGATAAAGTCATCACCCAAG ATAGCGTTTCCGATGTGGCCTCTCCCGTTGTGCTCGCCGAGTCTTTCGTCACTCCTACTGGTGCAGAGAAACATgcagaagagagaaagaaagcaG AGAGTATGCAGCAGAAGATTGACAAAATGCAGGAGGAATTGATGAAAGTGCAACTCAAGTACCAGAAAGAGTTGGAGAAGCTCGAGAGAGACAACAAAGAGTTACGCAAACAACTTCTACTTAAAGGTCACAGCGGGTCGACCAATCGCAAAATCAAG AAGTCTTTGATTGACATGTACAGCGAAGTCCTGGACGAACTATGTGATTACGATGTAGGCTACAGTACCCATGACCATTTGCCACGTGTCGTTGTAGTAGGAGATCAAAGTTCGGGCAAAACTTCGGTTCTGGAGATGATTGCCCAGGCTCGCATCTTTCCTCG GGGTGCGGGCGAAATGATGACGCGAGCTCCAGTAAAGGTCACGCTTAGCGAAGGCCCTTATCACATTGCCCAGTTCAAGGATTCTTCCCGCGAATTCGACCTTTCTAAAGAATCCGATTTGTCCGATTTGCGTAAAGAG GTTGAATTGCGAATGTTGAACAGCGTCAAGCACGGGAAGACAGTGAGCTCGGAAGTTATCTCCATGACTGTCAAAGGTCCTGGACTTCAACGTATGGTTCTGGTGGACTTGCCGGGCATCATTAGC ACACAAACCACCGAAATGGAGAGTGGTACGAGAGAAGCCATCCGTCAAATGACGCAAACTTACATGTCGAACCCGAACGCCATCATCCTGTGCATACAGGACGGTGCCGTTGATGCTGAGCGGAGCAACGTCacag ATTTGGTTGCACAAATGGATCCCCAAGGTAAACGAACAATATTTGTTCTCACCAAGGTGGATTTGGCCGAAGAAAACCTAACCAAACCTGATCGC attcgCAAAATCTTGTCTGGGAAACTCTTTCCAATGCGAGCTCTCGGATATTTTGCGGTTGTGACGGGACGCGGAAACAAAGACGATTCCATCGCCACGATCAAACAATACGAAGAGAATTTCTTCTCCACGTCGAAGCTATTTAA CAGAGAAGGCCTGGTTCCGTCGACGCAAGTGACAACCAAAAATTTGAGTTTAGCCGTTTCCGAATGTTTTTGGAAAATGGTCCGCGAGACTGTTGAGCAGCAAGCCGACGCTTTCAAAGCGACTCGTTTTAACTTGGAAAcggaatggaaaaataacTTTCCGAG GCTACGAGAATTGGATCGGAATGAACTTTTTGAGAAAGCCCGTGGCGAGATACTTGATGAAGTAGTCAACCTTAGTCTAGTCTCGCCCAAAGAGTGGGAAGAAGCCTTGATGAAGAAGTTGTGGGAGAAGGTAGCAACCCACGTTTTTGAAAACCTGTATCTACCAGCTGCTCAGAGCAATTCATCag GAACATTCAACACGACGATTGACATCCGTCTAAAACAATGGGCCGATCAGCAACTACCCCGTAAAAGTGTCGAATGCGCCTGGGAAACCCTCAAAGAAGAATTCAATCGGCTTGTGGAAAAGGCCAAATTATCGAAGGATCACGACAACATTTTCGACCAGCTGAAGGCTGCCGTAGTCGACGAATCCATGCGAAAGCACCAGTGGGAAGATAAG GCGGCTGAAGTGTTGCGTGTTATCCAACTCAACACGCTGGAAGACCGTTCAGTTCACGACAAACAACAATGGGACTCTGCTGTTCAATTTGTCGAGCGTTCCGTCAAAGAAAAGCTTCAAGTCACTGAAGAAAACCTCAATAATTTAGTCGGACCTAGTCGGACCCAGCAGTGGTTGCAATGGACAAACGCGACATCCGAACAAAAAGAGCACGCTGCTGTCAAGAACGAGTTGGAACGTCTTCTCTTTTCTGAAAGG AATCACCCTCCTACTCTGTCGTATGAAGAGTTGACAGCAGCCAGACGCAACATGCAGACGAACGGGGTCGACGTGGACAACGAGTTCATTCGCCAGACATGGCACCATGTTTACCGTCGCCATTTCCTACGCAAAAGCCTTTCAAGAGCTTACGAGTGCCGTAAAGGCTTCTGGATGTACCATCAGGGACTGGAGAACGAG CAGGTGGTAGACTGCAACGACGTAGTGCTCTTTTGGAGGATTCAACAGATGTTGAAGGTCACGGCGAACGCTCTACGGCAGCAAATCATGAATCGAGAGG CCCGtcgtttcgaaaaagaaattaaggaGGTCTTAGAGGTCTATTCCCAAGACCGGGAGAAAAAGGAGCAACTGCTGACTGGGCGGAGAGTACAGTTAGCCGAGGAATTaa AAAGAGTGCGCCAGATTCAAGAGAAACTGGAGGAGTTTATAAAGTCACTGAACGCCGAAAAGTGA